The genomic stretch AAGTAATCGCAGAGCAATTGGGTGATTTCCGGTTGCGTATATTGTGGATTTCGATTGGGATTAAGCAGGCAGTCCTCGGAGGTGAGCAAAAGCCCTTTCCCATTTACTTCTAAAGACCCTCCTTCCAAGATAAAATCCAACGGGATGCGTTCTGCTTGATGGGCTTCCGCCATGCGGCGCGGGAGGTCGTTTTGCCATTCGAGGTGTGGGTAAGCCTCCTGTTCCGTAAATTTGCCGCCCCAATTGTTGAAAGCCCAGTCTATTACCACCACTTCGCCCGTTTCCGGTTGCCGTAAAAAAACTCCACCAAAGTCTCGGATCCACTCGCAATCCGTTGGCGCGATATGAAAGACCACGTTTCCAAGAAGCCCTAATGCGGCAAATTGTGCCGTCACGTTATGTTGTGCTTCTACGTCCGAAACGACCAAGTGGATTCGTTCGCCAAGATGTAGTGCTTGAATAAAATAGATGATGGCCGTTTGCGCGGCTTCAATACGGTTTTTCCAGGTTTCGGTACTATGAGGCCAAACCAACCACGTTCCTTCGTGTGGTTCCCATTCGGCAGGCATAGAAAATCCGGACGCTGCAGGCGACCAACGAATCGGAGAGAGCAGTTCAGATTGCATGGGAGAGCAGTTAATCGTTTAAGAATCGGCGGTCAAGGCCCGCATAAGCATCAATTCGGCGGTCTCGGAAGAACGGCCACCACCGACGGGTTTCTTCAATCATCCCTAGTGCTAAATCAACGATAAGCACTTCTTCTTGGTCAGAAGAGGCCCGCGCCAATACCTCACCATTCGGGGCAGCCACAAAACTTTGTCCCCAAAACCCGATTCCCGCATCTATTTCAGGCGTTTCGTCGGCAGGGACTGCTTCGTAGCCCACCCGATTGACCGCGACCACAAAGCAGCCGTTCGCAATGGCATGGCTACGCTGAATGGTTTCCCATGCGTTATGCTGGGTTTGGGCTTGTTCTTTTTCGGAGGCCAGCCAGCCAATTGCTGTGGGGTAAAAGAGGATTTCAGCGCCTTTCAAGGCCGTGATTCGGGCAGCTTCAGGGTACCATTGGTCCCAGCAAATCAGGGTTCCAATGGAGGCTTTACGGGTATTCCAAGAACAAAATCCTGTATCACCGGGGGTGAAGTAAAATTTTTCATAGTACATAGGGTCATCGGGAATGTGCATTTTACGGTACTTCCCGATGTAGCCTTGGGTGCCGTCTAACAGGGCTACAGTGTTGTGGTATAGTCCTGGTGCACGCTTTTCAAAGAGGCTTAGGATTAAGGTGGTGTCAAACTCGGCGGCCAGCGGTGTAAAGGCATCGGTGGTTGGGCCGGGTATGGGTTCTGTTTGGTCGAAGTACTTAGGCGTTTCCGTTTTACAGAAATAAGGCCCCAAAAAAAGTTCGGGTAGGCAAATGATATCAGCGCCTTGTTCAGCGGCATCACGACAAAAACGCAAGGCTTTGTTAAGGTTTACCTCGGTATTGTCATGCATGGCCATCTGAACCAAAGCTATACGTACTTTTTTGTTTGTGTTAGGCATATGCAATTTAAATAGATTCAGAGCAACAGGGGTGGTTCCTCAAGGCGGTCTTTGTATCGGTTGGCGTCCATGAATTCCCGCCAATAGCGTTTAGGGGAATATGTCCGGAATAGCCTACGGGGTACACTCAAACCCACTTCTTTGGCAACAGTGTACATAAAGGTAACACAATCATGAACAAACAGCCGGTAGCGTCCTTGTTGAACCCAATTGTCCCGGATGTTGCGTGCGGCGTAAAACTGGTTTCGGGTAACGGGTACACGAATCACATACTGTCTTCGGGAAGGTTTGGGTATCGGATTTTCTTCGGGGAGGATTAAGCCGTTTACACTCCGAATGGCCGAAAAAACGGCAGAAAGTCGGCTCTTAGGATAGAGTCCAAAAGCCGCAACTTCGGATGCTTGATGGTGTCCTAATCCTTTTTGCCAAGAGACGTAGGCATGTCCGGGAATTCCTCGCCGCACTGTAAACGACAGGGTATATAACGTATCCGATCTTCCTGCTACCAAAAACAGCGGGAATAGGAGCATGTAGCAGAAGCTGTAGACTCCCCAATGGCAGAAGTTGGATGAGCGCGTTATAAAAAAGATGGTTTTAGACGTTATGGGAAGAAAAATAGGAGTAGTCTTTAAAAAAACCCGCATACAAGTCCAATAACTCTTTTGCTTTTTTGGGACGAAGCAAGCCCTGTCCCACTTTGTCTTGTAGCAAGGTTTGCATCCTTTTGTGAAGCTGGTTGGGGAAATACTGCACGGTGGCCAACATTTCCTCGACGGTGGCACCTCGGATAACCTTCTCTACAAAATAGTCATTCGGCTCTTCTTCGTCTGCATACACATGCACTTCATTCACCCTGCCAAACAGGTTGTGGGTGTCCCCCAGAATGTCTTGGTAGGCCCCCATCAAGAAAAAGCCAAGATAATAAGGTTCAGGTTCGCGGAGTGGATGGACCTCCAGAAAATGTTTGTCATAGTCCGGACAAATGAAATTTCGGATCTTGCCGTCGGAGTCGCAGGTAAGATCCACCAACGTGGCCCTTCGGGTAGGCTCTTCATTCAGGCGATGAATAGGCATGATCGGAAAGCGCTGGTCAATGCTCCAATAATCCAACATAGATTGGAAGAGGGAGAAATCGCACAAGTACTGATCTACAAGGTGATCATCTAAATCATCCAATTCTTGTGGGAGCCATTCCGATTTTGCGGCATGAACGCGGTCATTGATTTCTTTGCAGATGGTCCAATACAGGCGTTCAGTTTGGGCTTTTTGCTCCAGATCGAGATAACCAAAGGTGAACAGGGTGTCGGATTGCTGGCGGAGTTCTAGTGTGTCGTGATAGACTTCGAGTAATTGGTTTAGACGTAGGGCAGGGGTGGCCCGCAAGGTCTGAAGGGTTTTCCAAAGTTCCTTCAAGACATCGTGGTCAGTGGGGTAAAGCTCAAATTCTGGATTCAACTCTGGGCGCTGGGTAGAACCAATGGCCTCGGTGACCAAAACGGAATGATGTGCAGTAATGGCCCGACCACTTTCCGAAACGATAATTGGGTGTGGTACACTTTCATAATCACAAACTTCCATGATGCCATATACCACACAGTTTACGTACTCCTCGAAGCCATAATTAATGCCATTGAGCGGATCTATCGTTCCGGCTTCATAATTCACCCCCAAGCCTCCGCCCACGTCCATATAGTCTACACCATTCATTCCTTGTTGGTGTAGTTTCGCATACACCCGTGCCGTTTCTTTGATGGCATTTTTGAGAAACTTGATGTCGGAAATCTGGCTGCCTAAATGAAAATGGACTAATTTTAGGGCATCTTCCTGCTGGCGTTCCTTGAGCGCTTCTACAATGTCTAATAATTCGGAGATGGTAACACCAAACTTAGACTGGTCTCCGCTGGAAGTGGCCCATTGTCCGATGCCTGTGCTGGAGAGACGAACCCGAATGCCAAATTGGGGTTGGATTTTTAAGGTGTCGGCAATCTGTAGAATGAGTTTGAATTCGCTATACTTCTCTACGACTGGTAAAACCTTTTTCCCAATTTTCTGGAAAGTGAGCATCAGGTGCAGCATGGTCGCGTCTTTATACCCATTGCAAATAAGCAACATGCCATCTTTTTCCAGATAGGGCAAGGTGGCAATAAGTTCAGATTTCGATCCGCACTCTAACCCAAAATTATAAGGCTGACCAGCTTCGAGAATTTCTTCTACCACCTCGTGCATCTGGTTTACTTTGATGGGATAAACCCCTTGATACACGTTTTTATACCCAGCCTCGTTAATAGCCGCACGAAATGCCTCGTTTAGCTCAATCACACGCGACCGCAACAAGTCCATAAACCGG from Bacteroidetes Order II. bacterium encodes the following:
- a CDS encoding agmatine deiminase family protein, with product MQSELLSPIRWSPAASGFSMPAEWEPHEGTWLVWPHSTETWKNRIEAAQTAIIYFIQALHLGERIHLVVSDVEAQHNVTAQFAALGLLGNVVFHIAPTDCEWIRDFGGVFLRQPETGEVVVIDWAFNNWGGKFTEQEAYPHLEWQNDLPRRMAEAHQAERIPLDFILEGGSLEVNGKGLLLTSEDCLLNPNRNPQYTQPEITQLLCDYLGIRKVLWLGKGLHNDETDGHIDNLARFVNDNTVLTVVEPDPQDVNHDVLKDNLERLKHMTDLTGNPLQIIELVMPDPVFEGSERMAASYANFYIGNAAIVMPGYGTPKDVLAKHTLQTCFPDRPVVVVPYNDLIVGGGSFHCLTQQVPIGMGAVGKSGLATVGW
- a CDS encoding carbon-nitrogen hydrolase, yielding MPNTNKKVRIALVQMAMHDNTEVNLNKALRFCRDAAEQGADIICLPELFLGPYFCKTETPKYFDQTEPIPGPTTDAFTPLAAEFDTTLILSLFEKRAPGLYHNTVALLDGTQGYIGKYRKMHIPDDPMYYEKFYFTPGDTGFCSWNTRKASIGTLICWDQWYPEAARITALKGAEILFYPTAIGWLASEKEQAQTQHNAWETIQRSHAIANGCFVVAVNRVGYEAVPADETPEIDAGIGFWGQSFVAAPNGEVLARASSDQEEVLIVDLALGMIEETRRWWPFFRDRRIDAYAGLDRRFLND
- the speA gene encoding biosynthetic arginine decarboxylase codes for the protein MWTSADAQALYFVDAWGQPYFSVNEFGNMGIKPVYKSHVCMDLYKLVEELRDKENLSFPVVIRFMDLLRSRVIELNEAFRAAINEAGYKNVYQGVYPIKVNQMHEVVEEILEAGQPYNFGLECGSKSELIATLPYLEKDGMLLICNGYKDATMLHLMLTFQKIGKKVLPVVEKYSEFKLILQIADTLKIQPQFGIRVRLSSTGIGQWATSSGDQSKFGVTISELLDIVEALKERQQEDALKLVHFHLGSQISDIKFLKNAIKETARVYAKLHQQGMNGVDYMDVGGGLGVNYEAGTIDPLNGINYGFEEYVNCVVYGIMEVCDYESVPHPIIVSESGRAITAHHSVLVTEAIGSTQRPELNPEFELYPTDHDVLKELWKTLQTLRATPALRLNQLLEVYHDTLELRQQSDTLFTFGYLDLEQKAQTERLYWTICKEINDRVHAAKSEWLPQELDDLDDHLVDQYLCDFSLFQSMLDYWSIDQRFPIMPIHRLNEEPTRRATLVDLTCDSDGKIRNFICPDYDKHFLEVHPLREPEPYYLGFFLMGAYQDILGDTHNLFGRVNEVHVYADEEEPNDYFVEKVIRGATVEEMLATVQYFPNQLHKRMQTLLQDKVGQGLLRPKKAKELLDLYAGFFKDYSYFSSHNV